From Bacteroidales bacterium, one genomic window encodes:
- a CDS encoding sodium ion-translocating decarboxylase subunit beta has translation MILESNIVANLKLFVQYTGFANCTWGHLIMIVVGLLFIYLAIKKNWEPLLLIPIGFGMIVGNIPLFPGMQVGIYEDGSVLNILYLGVKKGFYPPLIFLGIGAMTDFSALISNPKLLLVGAAAQLGIFAAYIGALLLGFTPAEAGAIGIIGGADGPTAIFLSGKLAPDLVGAISVSAYSYMALVPVIQPPIMKALTTNKERLIRMRPPRPVQQQEKIMFPIIGFLLTAFLVPSGIPLLGMLFFGNLLKESGVTRRLAETARGPLNDIVVILIGLTVGCSTQADKFLQMKSVMIFGLGAMSFIFATFGGVMFCKIINLFLKEGNKLNPLIGNAGVSAVPDSARVSQMIGQQYDPTNYLLMHAMGPNVAGVIGSAVAAGILLSFLG, from the coding sequence ATGATTTTAGAATCAAACATCGTTGCCAATTTAAAACTGTTCGTCCAGTATACAGGTTTTGCCAACTGCACATGGGGGCACCTGATTATGATAGTGGTCGGATTGCTTTTTATCTATCTGGCAATTAAAAAGAACTGGGAACCTCTGCTTCTAATCCCTATCGGATTTGGAATGATTGTGGGAAATATCCCTTTGTTCCCCGGAATGCAAGTTGGTATATATGAGGACGGCTCCGTGCTAAACATCTTATATCTAGGTGTTAAGAAAGGTTTCTATCCTCCGTTGATATTTTTGGGAATCGGCGCAATGACAGATTTCTCCGCGCTTATTTCCAATCCTAAATTGTTGTTGGTTGGAGCTGCGGCTCAGCTTGGAATTTTTGCAGCATACATTGGAGCATTGCTTCTTGGATTTACTCCCGCAGAGGCCGGCGCTATTGGAATTATCGGAGGTGCTGATGGCCCTACCGCAATATTCCTGTCAGGTAAATTAGCTCCTGATTTGGTTGGTGCAATTTCTGTATCCGCATATTCTTACATGGCTTTGGTGCCTGTTATCCAGCCACCTATCATGAAGGCGCTTACAACTAACAAAGAGAGATTAATAAGAATGAGACCTCCAAGACCTGTTCAGCAGCAGGAGAAGATTATGTTCCCTATCATAGGATTTTTGCTGACCGCATTTTTGGTTCCGTCAGGTATTCCATTGCTGGGAATGTTGTTCTTTGGAAACTTACTTAAAGAGAGCGGCGTTACAAGAAGACTTGCGGAGACAGCAAGAGGTCCTCTTAATGATATAGTTGTTATCCTTATAGGTCTGACCGTAGGTTGCTCTACACAGGCAGATAAGTTCTTGCAGATGAAGTCAGTTATGATTTTCGGACTAGGCGCAATGTCATTCATTTTTGCAACATTCGGCGGCGTTATGTTCTGCAAGATTATCAACTTATTCTTAAAAGAAGGCAACAAGCTTAACCCTCTTATCGGAAATGCCGGCGTATCTGCAGTACCGGATTCCGCACGTGTATCTCAGATGATTGGACAGCAGTATGACCCAACCAATTACCTGCTTATGCATGCAATGGGTCCT
- a CDS encoding LTA synthase family protein, protein MKLKFYNYYLLILWRLVLAYILYSLCRILFIACNYSLIEDPSFSQIMRMMGGGLRFDTTAILYTNILYIFLALLPIPYVKRPKFQSILKWLYVTVNFLAVAVNLADTAYFRFSFRRTSMTFFSEFTGGVKIGKILAESVGMYWYLFLLGLIFLGVLIWLSGTYGKECRPLYSSTIGREVKYYNATDYGPKFYIKQVIALIITLPIFIIGVRGGATRTTRPITLSNAGQYVERSTQTAAVLNTPFCLIRTIGKGKYTRQNFYKDYAEAGKYYAPLHSYTIGSPINTDALNITAATPSKMNVMVIILESFGAENMDFLNPTLDKPFTPFLDSLSREGILCTNAFANGRKSIDAVPSVLASIPSLLTPFIVTPYSNDRIHGLPYILDSLGYYTAFFHGAPDNSMGIKAVTHLCGVQNYYGKTEFNDDSQFDGAWGIWDEPFLQFVGRTMSTFKEPFFTGVFTVSSHHPFKVPAKYEKILPAGKTPLLKPVAYTDMALRKFFAYASKQPWFKRTIFVLSADHGTFWKNAPQFANPIGNTRIPIIYYAPGYIKPQRYTAITQQIDVMPTILEMIGYKGEFFGFGNSIISERQRTRFAINFTTDEFQMVRGEGDTLLVRNDKGLTAVYILSKDPTLQHNLLAPGSVSEGTKPAAGPHYGHEANPGIRDAACLHRQDEFFKAVIQQYVNRLIDNRVH, encoded by the coding sequence ATGAAATTGAAATTTTATAATTATTATTTGCTGATACTCTGGAGGTTAGTGTTAGCGTATATTCTTTATTCACTTTGCAGGATACTATTCATAGCCTGCAATTACTCTTTAATTGAAGATCCTTCTTTCTCTCAGATAATGAGAATGATGGGTGGCGGATTAAGATTTGATACTACAGCCATACTTTACACGAACATTCTCTATATTTTCCTGGCTCTGCTGCCAATTCCTTATGTCAAAAGGCCAAAGTTCCAGAGTATTCTTAAATGGCTGTATGTAACCGTAAACTTCCTGGCGGTTGCTGTTAATCTTGCTGATACGGCTTACTTCAGATTCTCTTTCCGCCGCACCTCAATGACATTTTTCTCCGAGTTTACGGGCGGGGTGAAAATTGGGAAAATACTGGCGGAAAGTGTTGGAATGTATTGGTACCTGTTTCTTTTGGGCTTAATTTTCCTTGGCGTATTAATATGGTTGTCCGGAACTTATGGAAAAGAATGCAGACCGCTTTATAGCTCAACAATAGGCCGTGAAGTTAAATACTATAATGCAACAGATTATGGTCCAAAGTTTTATATCAAGCAGGTTATAGCTCTTATTATTACATTACCCATTTTCATTATTGGAGTCCGCGGCGGTGCAACAAGAACTACAAGGCCTATAACGCTCAGCAATGCAGGGCAATATGTAGAACGTTCTACTCAAACCGCGGCTGTTCTAAATACGCCGTTTTGCCTTATCAGAACTATAGGGAAGGGGAAATATACCAGACAAAATTTTTATAAAGATTACGCAGAGGCGGGAAAATACTACGCTCCGCTTCATTCATATACTATCGGGAGCCCGATAAATACTGATGCTCTTAATATTACGGCTGCTACTCCATCCAAAATGAATGTTATGGTTATTATTCTGGAGAGTTTTGGAGCGGAGAATATGGACTTTCTGAATCCAACTCTGGATAAGCCGTTTACGCCATTTTTGGATTCTTTGAGCAGAGAGGGAATTCTGTGCACCAACGCATTTGCCAACGGCAGAAAATCCATTGATGCCGTTCCTTCCGTACTCGCCTCTATTCCAAGCCTTTTGACTCCATTTATCGTTACCCCATATTCTAATGACAGAATCCACGGACTTCCATATATACTTGATTCTCTTGGATATTATACTGCATTTTTTCATGGTGCTCCTGATAACTCTATGGGAATTAAGGCGGTAACTCATTTGTGCGGAGTGCAGAATTATTATGGAAAGACGGAGTTCAATGATGATTCTCAATTTGACGGGGCTTGGGGAATTTGGGATGAGCCTTTCCTTCAGTTCGTCGGAAGAACAATGAGCACGTTTAAGGAGCCGTTTTTTACAGGTGTATTTACCGTCTCTTCTCATCATCCGTTTAAGGTTCCTGCAAAATATGAAAAGATTTTGCCTGCAGGCAAGACACCGTTGTTAAAGCCTGTGGCTTATACAGATATGGCGTTGCGTAAATTCTTTGCGTATGCGTCAAAGCAGCCTTGGTTTAAGAGAACAATTTTTGTTTTATCGGCGGACCACGGTACGTTTTGGAAGAATGCTCCGCAGTTTGCAAATCCAATTGGGAATACCAGAATACCTATCATATATTACGCGCCGGGGTATATTAAACCTCAACGCTACACAGCTATTACTCAGCAGATTGATGTGATGCCTACAATTCTGGAGATGATAGGGTACAAGGGGGAGTTTTTTGGTTTTGGCAACAGTATAATTAGCGAGCGTCAAAGGACAAGGTTTGCTATTAATTTCACGACAGATGAATTTCAAATGGTTAGGGGTGAGGGAGATACGTTGCTTGTGCGCAATGATAAGGGGCTTACTGCCGTATATATTTTATCTAAGGATCCAACATTGCAGCATAATTTGCTTG
- the mce gene encoding methylmalonyl-CoA epimerase, translated as MELTHIEHLGIAVKSLDEAIPYYEKMLGLKCYSVEEVKDQKVKTAFFKIGQTKLELLESTDPEGTIAKFIEKRGEGIHHIAFATPSVQTCLDELKAKGVRLIDQTPRPGAEGLNIAFLHPKSTLGVLTEICEKPNKK; from the coding sequence ATGGAATTAACACATATTGAACATTTGGGCATAGCGGTCAAATCTCTTGATGAGGCCATTCCCTACTATGAGAAAATGCTCGGTCTTAAATGCTACTCTGTGGAAGAGGTTAAAGACCAAAAAGTTAAAACAGCATTTTTTAAAATCGGACAAACAAAACTAGAGCTTTTGGAAAGCACTGATCCAGAAGGCACTATTGCTAAATTTATTGAGAAGAGAGGAGAAGGAATTCATCATATTGCATTTGCAACTCCAAGTGTTCAAACATGTCTTGATGAGCTTAAGGCTAAAGGAGTCAGATTAATAGATCAAACCCCAAGACCAGGTGCTGAAGGACTTAACATTGCTTTTCTTCATCCAAAATCTACTCTTGGAGTCCTTACAGAAATTTGCGAGAAACCAAATAAAAAATAA
- a CDS encoding OadG family protein has product MKSYFKFIILAGALLISPYLFAQSAIDIRINEVLTSNKVDTTNVGGDNSGWVELYNSAYGLVDVAGFFITDQEIKENGPKPAHIFMIPKGNVSTQIPYRQFFMLYADGDTTKGPFHMNFTLDNVKKLYIYAPDRKQLVDVITIPQLPAGKSYGRIHDGEGLHMPYAWNQASIRKTSVDKKIPSNGGLEILKYPTPGTTNSTDPVVSKSQKMWKMDPDGWILSVTAMSVVFLGLIVLYLSFKQVGKNSIKNAKKKEAAAKGIAAPEKGKKIDETDVPSAEVFAAIAMACHLYMQESEIHDEESNIVTIQNESRRYSPWGEKVYLLKQTPTVRRS; this is encoded by the coding sequence ATGAAGAGTTATTTCAAATTCATAATATTAGCCGGCGCTCTGTTAATCTCGCCATATTTGTTTGCTCAAAGTGCTATTGATATAAGAATCAATGAAGTACTTACATCAAACAAAGTGGATACAACAAATGTTGGTGGAGATAACAGCGGATGGGTAGAATTATATAATTCTGCTTACGGCTTGGTTGACGTCGCGGGTTTCTTTATTACTGACCAGGAAATTAAAGAAAACGGACCCAAACCGGCTCACATTTTCATGATTCCAAAGGGCAATGTCTCTACACAAATACCATACAGACAATTCTTTATGTTGTATGCAGATGGAGACACAACCAAAGGCCCTTTCCACATGAATTTTACCCTTGATAATGTAAAGAAGTTATATATCTATGCTCCCGACAGGAAGCAACTTGTTGATGTAATTACTATTCCGCAGTTACCGGCAGGCAAATCCTATGGAAGAATTCATGACGGTGAAGGATTGCACATGCCTTATGCATGGAATCAGGCTTCTATCAGAAAAACATCAGTAGATAAAAAAATACCTTCCAACGGAGGTTTAGAGATTCTTAAATACCCTACTCCGGGGACAACTAATTCAACAGATCCTGTTGTATCCAAATCTCAGAAAATGTGGAAAATGGACCCTGACGGATGGATACTTTCAGTTACTGCAATGTCAGTCGTATTCCTTGGACTTATAGTTCTTTACTTGAGCTTTAAGCAGGTAGGAAAGAACTCTATCAAAAATGCCAAGAAAAAAGAGGCGGCTGCTAAAGGTATTGCAGCACCGGAAAAAGGTAAAAAAATTGATGAAACAGATGTACCTAGCGCAGAGGTTTTTGCAGCAATTGCAATGGCCTGTCACTTGTACATGCAAGAGTCTGAAATTCATGATGAAGAGAGCAATATTGTTACAATTCAGAATGAATCAAGAAGATATTCTCCATGGGGAGAAAAAGTTTACCTGTTAAAACAAACACCCACAGTAAGGAGAAGTTAA
- a CDS encoding acyl-CoA carboxylase subunit beta, translating to MSQQLEEVKALIALREKARLGGGQARIDSQHKKGKYTARERINMLLDEGSFEEFDMFVTHRCTNFGMEKSTFLGDGVVTGYGTISGRLVYVFAQDFTVFGGSLSETFAQKICKVMDMAMKVGAPVIGINDSGGARIQEGVNALAGYTEIFQRNILASGVVPQISAIFGPCAGGAVYSPALTDFNVMVKGSYMFLTGPKVVKSVLGEDVTQEQLGGSSVHASKSGVAQFAVETEDEGIETIRELLSYLPQNNLETTPEVPTDDPIDRKDDVLNEIIPDNPNKPYDMYAVIASIVDDRKFLEVHKDYARNIITGFARFDGVAVGIVANQPAVLAGVLDSNSSRKAARFVRFCDAFNIPLVTLEDVPGFLPGTQQEYNGIILHGAKLLYAYGEATVPKITIVLRKAYGGAYCVMSSKHLRGDINYAWPSAEIAVMGPSGAIEILYGKELKEEKDPKAFAAQKEKEYRDAFANPYNAAKYGYIDDVIEPRNTRFRIIRALQQLATKRVTNPAKKHDNLPL from the coding sequence ATGAGTCAGCAGCTAGAAGAAGTAAAGGCGCTTATCGCTCTCAGAGAGAAAGCGCGCTTGGGCGGAGGTCAAGCAAGGATTGATTCTCAGCACAAAAAAGGTAAGTACACTGCACGTGAAAGAATTAACATGCTCCTTGACGAGGGCAGCTTTGAAGAGTTTGACATGTTTGTCACTCACCGCTGCACAAACTTTGGAATGGAGAAAAGCACATTTCTTGGTGATGGTGTGGTAACAGGTTACGGTACAATCAGCGGACGTCTGGTATACGTTTTTGCACAGGACTTTACAGTTTTTGGAGGTTCACTGTCAGAAACTTTTGCACAGAAGATTTGCAAGGTAATGGACATGGCTATGAAAGTCGGAGCCCCTGTCATTGGCATTAATGACTCAGGCGGAGCACGTATTCAAGAGGGTGTCAACGCTCTTGCAGGATACACAGAAATTTTCCAGAGAAATATTCTTGCAAGCGGTGTAGTTCCGCAGATATCAGCTATTTTTGGCCCGTGCGCAGGCGGCGCGGTTTACTCTCCTGCACTAACAGACTTCAACGTAATGGTCAAGGGAAGCTATATGTTTCTGACAGGACCTAAAGTTGTTAAATCAGTTCTAGGTGAGGATGTTACACAAGAGCAGCTTGGAGGCTCAAGTGTTCACGCAAGCAAGAGCGGTGTTGCTCAATTTGCAGTAGAGACTGAAGATGAGGGAATTGAGACAATAAGAGAACTGCTTTCATATTTGCCTCAGAATAATTTGGAGACAACTCCTGAGGTCCCGACAGATGACCCAATAGACAGAAAAGACGATGTTCTAAATGAGATAATTCCTGATAATCCAAACAAGCCATATGATATGTATGCAGTCATTGCGTCCATAGTTGATGACAGAAAATTCTTGGAGGTTCATAAGGATTATGCAAGAAATATAATCACAGGTTTTGCAAGATTTGACGGAGTAGCAGTTGGAATTGTTGCCAATCAGCCTGCAGTTCTTGCCGGCGTATTGGACTCAAATTCAAGTAGAAAGGCAGCAAGATTTGTCCGCTTCTGCGATGCGTTCAATATTCCATTGGTTACTTTGGAAGATGTTCCGGGATTCCTTCCAGGCACTCAGCAAGAGTACAACGGAATTATTCTTCACGGCGCAAAACTTCTTTACGCTTATGGAGAAGCAACTGTTCCAAAAATTACTATCGTTCTTAGAAAAGCCTATGGCGGAGCATATTGCGTCATGAGCAGCAAACATCTGAGAGGCGATATCAACTATGCATGGCCTTCTGCTGAGATTGCAGTTATGGGTCCTAGCGGAGCAATTGAAATTCTGTACGGCAAAGAGCTTAAAGAGGAAAAAGATCCAAAAGCATTTGCAGCACAAAAGGAGAAAGAATACAGAGACGCTTTTGCAAACCCTTACAATGCAGCTAAATACGGCTATATTGATGATGTAATTGAGCCTCGCAATACAAGATTCAGAATCATCAGAGCTTTGCAGCAGCTTGCTACAAAGAGAGTTACTAATCCGGCTAAGAAGCACGATAACCTTCCTCTATAA
- a CDS encoding biotin/lipoyl-binding protein: MKEYKLKINGNDYAVSVDETDENAANVEVNGTPFKVEFDKPIKKAAAPVKFARKTTPGKSGVVIDKPAVESAAGGTKVTTPLPGVILEVAVKEGQAVKKGQKIVVLEAMKMENVIEATCDGTIKELKVNKSDSVLEGDVIAVIG, from the coding sequence ATGAAAGAATATAAATTAAAAATTAACGGCAATGATTATGCAGTTTCAGTAGATGAAACTGATGAGAATGCTGCTAATGTGGAAGTTAACGGGACTCCTTTTAAAGTTGAGTTTGACAAGCCTATTAAGAAGGCTGCCGCTCCCGTCAAATTTGCGCGCAAGACAACTCCCGGAAAATCAGGTGTTGTTATAGATAAGCCGGCAGTAGAAAGCGCAGCCGGCGGAACAAAGGTTACAACTCCGCTTCCGGGTGTAATTCTGGAAGTTGCAGTTAAAGAGGGACAGGCTGTTAAGAAAGGACAAAAGATTGTTGTTCTTGAGGCCATGAAGATGGAGAATGTAATTGAGGCTACTTGCGACGGAACAATTAAAGAATTGAAAGTTAACAAGAGCGATTCTGTGCTTGAGGGTGATGTAATAGCAGTAATCGGCTAA